Proteins found in one Sphaeramia orbicularis chromosome 8, fSphaOr1.1, whole genome shotgun sequence genomic segment:
- the LOC115424347 gene encoding uncharacterized protein LOC115424347 isoform X2 gives MSKMAELGRTVRVSGLPTELEEDRLEDKILIHFLRTRNGGGEIDSVTTIKAASASALITFEESEVAQRVIQQNQHILEVDGKKYQLTVTEHHEGLDADKVILSLSATLNCSQLSGGRTALTSLHRSNPDVQINYSTTGEFCTLSGSYSKVQAALAQLLGQTESPQSEQNSGPLTNSDYNPSHTTPAPHVQESDDQTRKRNKKREKQNTEKQFNEYKSSVYRDLTPGGYAWEDTGQVEGATAQPPGLPPTSDDDFSLIVDADMFQYLQKQCGEEYHHILRQYNVEVVDFTHQGLTTLLLQGEGSRDQEHLRRAKKEISRLYQENETKICRSQLPKSILSPKGGLKRALEKLNLRLPKLLLNEDEKNVYIIGSSDYVSEAKQFLLLDHGEVGGKKEDEVSPRRFSFDSSTSADEARPPLGVSPAARPVDDLIDQMVKSGEDEKKAEGSTKYKIAAQFKDSRLTPLGGKTTDFTLRGSSYSNRPTRPGPMLGHDVLMETKGTSEERVSGAGAQNSGGDVLFKIGNAFPSSVSMQNKTSPTSDLLDTRPKDSAFSISTSPFDKLGGGSLPPAGSGAALKRASSFSGMTQQKTQNISQESQDDPVKARGRSSSFSNSTKTDKQEVYSAEITVNRVIWRYIKEAYGTRVEDLTSEVHMREKRSEGTPGPVIVLKGANKAKVSSCQLGLQKLIDTVGEDFAVQSLKLSDLGVTDAADENLQACCDEIRGQFRKVTPQILEKNLYLLGPQQLCSQVSAFLYEVFSGGSAQIAEHDFSNTSPNLHHNGNLQPVAVGHTGKTEVRDGFQEKPDLMNGSVSQLSLRKDPVIKEKVKRTNAVQVDGRNAEEYVGSSAKNDSVNGAGSVTADGVKNMTLRKKDKDIKDSTGESTSGQGVPAFICVCGTVGTSLKKTECGVTMCSKCLDKVHIHCRVCQKKEPTSWGISGKMSSSKLHISLPGYSRHPAIKITYCIPDGIQGEHHPSPGKPFQGGTFEAFLPDCETSRKLLPRLQEAFRQGLTFTVTGRDTGARVIWDGIPHKTSVYGAKSGNGYPDSTYLTRLSEVLTSHGIEESPAKSQK, from the exons ATGGCAGAGCTGGGCAGGACTGTGAGGGTGAGTGGTCTGCCCACAGAATTAGAGGAGGACAGGTTGGAAGACAAAATATTAATCCACTTCCTAAGAACCAGGAACGGAGGAGGGGAAATAGATTCTGTCACCACCATCAAGGCAGCGTCTGCTTCTGCCCTCATCACCTTTGAGGAGAGTGAAG TGGCACAGAGAGTTATTCAACAAAACCAGCATATTCTGGAAGTGGATGGGAAGAAGTATCAATTGACTGTGACTGAGCATCATGAAGGCCTGGACGCAGACAAG GTCATCttaagtttatcagcaactctgaactgCAGTCAGCTGTCCGGAGGAAGAACGGCACTGACGAGCCTTCATAGGAGCAACCCCGATGTCCAGATAAACTATAGCACTACTGGGGAATTTTGCACATTGAGTGGCAGCTACTCCAAAGTCCAGGCTGCATTGGCTCAGCTGCTTGGTCAAACTGAAAGTCCACAGTCAGAACAAAACTCAGGTCCTCTAACCAACAGTGACTACAACCCCAGTCATACGACACCAGCACCTCATGTTCAGGAGTCAGATGATCAAACCAGGAAGCGTaataagaaaagagaaaaacaaaacactgagaaGCAATTTAATGAATACAAATCGAGTGTATATCGGGATCTGACTCCTGGTGGTTATGCCTGGGAAGACACTGGCCAGGTAGAAGGTGCAACTGCTCAGCCCCCTGGTCTCCCTCCCACATCAGATGACGACTTTTCACTTATTGTGGATGCGGACATGTTCCAGTACCTGCAGAAGCAATGTGGCGAGGAATACCACCACATCCTCCGTCAGTACAACGTTGAGGTCGTGGACTTTACACATCAGGGACTGACCACTCTGCTTCTACAGGGGGAGGGTAGTCGTGATCAAGAGCACCTCAGACGGGCAAAAAAGGAAATAAGTAGACTCTACCAGGAAAATGAGACCAAGATCTGTCGATCGCAGCTACCTAAAAGCATCCTGTCCCCCAAAGGAGGCCTGAAAAGGGCTTTGGAGAAATTAAATCTCCGACTCCCCAAGCTGCTTCTGAATGAAGATgagaaaaatgtttatattatcgGGAGCAGTGATTATGTTTCTGAGGCTAAACAGTTTCTTCTCCTGGATCATGGTGAGGTGGGGGGCAAAAAGGAGGATGAAGTCAGCCCTCGAAGGTTTTCATTTGATTCATCAACGTCTGCTGATGAGGCAAGACCGCCCCTCGGTGTTTCCCCCGCTGCCAGGCCCGTGGATGATCTCATAGATCAGATGGTAAAGTCAGGGGAGGATGAAAAGAAAGCTGAAGGATCCACAAAGTATAAAATTGCTGCTCAGTTTAAAGACTCAAGGCTGACTCCATTAGGTGGGAAAACCACTGACTTTACCTTACGAGGGTCTTCCTATTCTAACAGACCAACACGTCCAGGTCCGATGTTAGGACATGATGTACTGATGGAAACCAAAGGGACCAGTGAGGAAAGAGTCTCTGGAGCAGGCGCACAAAACAGCGGAGGGGATGTCTTGTTTAAAATAGGCAATGCTTTTCCGTCATCTGTCTCTATGCAGAATAAAACCTCTCCGACCTCAGATTTATTGGATACTCGACCAAAAGATTCAGCATTTTCCATTAGCACAAGTCCGTTTGATAAGTTAGGAGGTGGTAGTCTTCCACCTGCTGGATCTGGAGCCGCCTTAAAGCGAGCCAGTAGTTTCTCAGGAATGACACAGCAAAAGACTCAAAATATAAGTCAGGAGAGCCAAGACGACCCAGTCAAAGCCAGAGGCAGGTCTTCCAGTTTCAGTAACAGCACAAAGACAGACAAGCAGGAAGTCTACAGCGCAGAGATTACAGTTAACCGGGTGATATGGAGGTACATTAAAGAAGCGTACGGTACCAGGGTCGAAGACCTGACCTCAGAAGTCCACATGAGAGAGAAACGCTCAGAAGGTACGCCTGGTCCCGTCATTGTTTTAAAAGGAGCAAACAAAGCCAAAGTGAGCTCATGTCAgctgggtttacagaagctcatCGATACCGTGGGAGAAGACTTTGCTGTGCAGTCGCTGAAACTGTCAGATCTTGGTGTCACTGATGCAGCAGATGAAAATTTACAAGCGTGTTGTGATGAGATCCGTGGCCAGTTCAGGAAGGTGACTCCTCAGATTTTAGAGAAGAATTTATATCTTTTAGGTCCACAGCAGTTGTGCTCTCAGGTTTCCGCGTTTTTGTACGAGGTATTTTCTGGAGGTTCAGCCCAAATAGCTGAACACGACTTTTCTAACACCTCCCCGAATCTGCATCATAATGGAAATCTGCAGCCTGTAGCAGTGGGTCACACGGGTAAAACTGAGGTGAGAGATGGTTTTCAGGAAAAGCCAGATCTTATGAATGGATCTGTCAGTCAACTGTCACTGAGGAAAGACCCTGTCATTAAGGAGAAAGTGAAAAGGACAAACGCCGTGCAGGTAGATGGTCGTAATGCTGAGGAATATGTCGGCAGCTCTGCAAAAAATGACAGCGTTAATGGAGCCGGGTCAGTAACAGCTGATGGCGTCAAAAACATGACACTACGGAAGAAGGACAAAGACATTAAAGACTCCACAGGAGAATCCACATCAGGTCAGGGAGTCCCGGCGTTTATCTGTGTCTGTGGGACTGTCGGCACATCACTGAAGAAAACTGAGTGTGGGGTGACCATGTGTTCGAAGTGTCTGGACAAAGTGCACATCCACTGCAGAGTCTGTCAAAAGAAGGAGCCCACATCCTGGGGCATCAGTGGCAAGATGAGCTCCTCGAAACTACACATCAGCTTACCAGGTTATAGCAGACACCCTGCTATCAAGATCACCTACTGTATTCCTGACGGTATTCAAGGG
- the LOC115424347 gene encoding uncharacterized protein LOC115424347 isoform X1, which produces MSKQMAELGRTVRVSGLPTELEEDRLEDKILIHFLRTRNGGGEIDSVTTIKAASASALITFEESEVAQRVIQQNQHILEVDGKKYQLTVTEHHEGLDADKVILSLSATLNCSQLSGGRTALTSLHRSNPDVQINYSTTGEFCTLSGSYSKVQAALAQLLGQTESPQSEQNSGPLTNSDYNPSHTTPAPHVQESDDQTRKRNKKREKQNTEKQFNEYKSSVYRDLTPGGYAWEDTGQVEGATAQPPGLPPTSDDDFSLIVDADMFQYLQKQCGEEYHHILRQYNVEVVDFTHQGLTTLLLQGEGSRDQEHLRRAKKEISRLYQENETKICRSQLPKSILSPKGGLKRALEKLNLRLPKLLLNEDEKNVYIIGSSDYVSEAKQFLLLDHGEVGGKKEDEVSPRRFSFDSSTSADEARPPLGVSPAARPVDDLIDQMVKSGEDEKKAEGSTKYKIAAQFKDSRLTPLGGKTTDFTLRGSSYSNRPTRPGPMLGHDVLMETKGTSEERVSGAGAQNSGGDVLFKIGNAFPSSVSMQNKTSPTSDLLDTRPKDSAFSISTSPFDKLGGGSLPPAGSGAALKRASSFSGMTQQKTQNISQESQDDPVKARGRSSSFSNSTKTDKQEVYSAEITVNRVIWRYIKEAYGTRVEDLTSEVHMREKRSEGTPGPVIVLKGANKAKVSSCQLGLQKLIDTVGEDFAVQSLKLSDLGVTDAADENLQACCDEIRGQFRKVTPQILEKNLYLLGPQQLCSQVSAFLYEVFSGGSAQIAEHDFSNTSPNLHHNGNLQPVAVGHTGKTEVRDGFQEKPDLMNGSVSQLSLRKDPVIKEKVKRTNAVQVDGRNAEEYVGSSAKNDSVNGAGSVTADGVKNMTLRKKDKDIKDSTGESTSGQGVPAFICVCGTVGTSLKKTECGVTMCSKCLDKVHIHCRVCQKKEPTSWGISGKMSSSKLHISLPGYSRHPAIKITYCIPDGIQGEHHPSPGKPFQGGTFEAFLPDCETSRKLLPRLQEAFRQGLTFTVTGRDTGARVIWDGIPHKTSVYGAKSGNGYPDSTYLTRLSEVLTSHGIEESPAKSQK; this is translated from the exons CAGATGGCAGAGCTGGGCAGGACTGTGAGGGTGAGTGGTCTGCCCACAGAATTAGAGGAGGACAGGTTGGAAGACAAAATATTAATCCACTTCCTAAGAACCAGGAACGGAGGAGGGGAAATAGATTCTGTCACCACCATCAAGGCAGCGTCTGCTTCTGCCCTCATCACCTTTGAGGAGAGTGAAG TGGCACAGAGAGTTATTCAACAAAACCAGCATATTCTGGAAGTGGATGGGAAGAAGTATCAATTGACTGTGACTGAGCATCATGAAGGCCTGGACGCAGACAAG GTCATCttaagtttatcagcaactctgaactgCAGTCAGCTGTCCGGAGGAAGAACGGCACTGACGAGCCTTCATAGGAGCAACCCCGATGTCCAGATAAACTATAGCACTACTGGGGAATTTTGCACATTGAGTGGCAGCTACTCCAAAGTCCAGGCTGCATTGGCTCAGCTGCTTGGTCAAACTGAAAGTCCACAGTCAGAACAAAACTCAGGTCCTCTAACCAACAGTGACTACAACCCCAGTCATACGACACCAGCACCTCATGTTCAGGAGTCAGATGATCAAACCAGGAAGCGTaataagaaaagagaaaaacaaaacactgagaaGCAATTTAATGAATACAAATCGAGTGTATATCGGGATCTGACTCCTGGTGGTTATGCCTGGGAAGACACTGGCCAGGTAGAAGGTGCAACTGCTCAGCCCCCTGGTCTCCCTCCCACATCAGATGACGACTTTTCACTTATTGTGGATGCGGACATGTTCCAGTACCTGCAGAAGCAATGTGGCGAGGAATACCACCACATCCTCCGTCAGTACAACGTTGAGGTCGTGGACTTTACACATCAGGGACTGACCACTCTGCTTCTACAGGGGGAGGGTAGTCGTGATCAAGAGCACCTCAGACGGGCAAAAAAGGAAATAAGTAGACTCTACCAGGAAAATGAGACCAAGATCTGTCGATCGCAGCTACCTAAAAGCATCCTGTCCCCCAAAGGAGGCCTGAAAAGGGCTTTGGAGAAATTAAATCTCCGACTCCCCAAGCTGCTTCTGAATGAAGATgagaaaaatgtttatattatcgGGAGCAGTGATTATGTTTCTGAGGCTAAACAGTTTCTTCTCCTGGATCATGGTGAGGTGGGGGGCAAAAAGGAGGATGAAGTCAGCCCTCGAAGGTTTTCATTTGATTCATCAACGTCTGCTGATGAGGCAAGACCGCCCCTCGGTGTTTCCCCCGCTGCCAGGCCCGTGGATGATCTCATAGATCAGATGGTAAAGTCAGGGGAGGATGAAAAGAAAGCTGAAGGATCCACAAAGTATAAAATTGCTGCTCAGTTTAAAGACTCAAGGCTGACTCCATTAGGTGGGAAAACCACTGACTTTACCTTACGAGGGTCTTCCTATTCTAACAGACCAACACGTCCAGGTCCGATGTTAGGACATGATGTACTGATGGAAACCAAAGGGACCAGTGAGGAAAGAGTCTCTGGAGCAGGCGCACAAAACAGCGGAGGGGATGTCTTGTTTAAAATAGGCAATGCTTTTCCGTCATCTGTCTCTATGCAGAATAAAACCTCTCCGACCTCAGATTTATTGGATACTCGACCAAAAGATTCAGCATTTTCCATTAGCACAAGTCCGTTTGATAAGTTAGGAGGTGGTAGTCTTCCACCTGCTGGATCTGGAGCCGCCTTAAAGCGAGCCAGTAGTTTCTCAGGAATGACACAGCAAAAGACTCAAAATATAAGTCAGGAGAGCCAAGACGACCCAGTCAAAGCCAGAGGCAGGTCTTCCAGTTTCAGTAACAGCACAAAGACAGACAAGCAGGAAGTCTACAGCGCAGAGATTACAGTTAACCGGGTGATATGGAGGTACATTAAAGAAGCGTACGGTACCAGGGTCGAAGACCTGACCTCAGAAGTCCACATGAGAGAGAAACGCTCAGAAGGTACGCCTGGTCCCGTCATTGTTTTAAAAGGAGCAAACAAAGCCAAAGTGAGCTCATGTCAgctgggtttacagaagctcatCGATACCGTGGGAGAAGACTTTGCTGTGCAGTCGCTGAAACTGTCAGATCTTGGTGTCACTGATGCAGCAGATGAAAATTTACAAGCGTGTTGTGATGAGATCCGTGGCCAGTTCAGGAAGGTGACTCCTCAGATTTTAGAGAAGAATTTATATCTTTTAGGTCCACAGCAGTTGTGCTCTCAGGTTTCCGCGTTTTTGTACGAGGTATTTTCTGGAGGTTCAGCCCAAATAGCTGAACACGACTTTTCTAACACCTCCCCGAATCTGCATCATAATGGAAATCTGCAGCCTGTAGCAGTGGGTCACACGGGTAAAACTGAGGTGAGAGATGGTTTTCAGGAAAAGCCAGATCTTATGAATGGATCTGTCAGTCAACTGTCACTGAGGAAAGACCCTGTCATTAAGGAGAAAGTGAAAAGGACAAACGCCGTGCAGGTAGATGGTCGTAATGCTGAGGAATATGTCGGCAGCTCTGCAAAAAATGACAGCGTTAATGGAGCCGGGTCAGTAACAGCTGATGGCGTCAAAAACATGACACTACGGAAGAAGGACAAAGACATTAAAGACTCCACAGGAGAATCCACATCAGGTCAGGGAGTCCCGGCGTTTATCTGTGTCTGTGGGACTGTCGGCACATCACTGAAGAAAACTGAGTGTGGGGTGACCATGTGTTCGAAGTGTCTGGACAAAGTGCACATCCACTGCAGAGTCTGTCAAAAGAAGGAGCCCACATCCTGGGGCATCAGTGGCAAGATGAGCTCCTCGAAACTACACATCAGCTTACCAGGTTATAGCAGACACCCTGCTATCAAGATCACCTACTGTATTCCTGACGGTATTCAAGGG